The nucleotide sequence ATACCTTATATTAGACTCTAGGATTTGACTCATCGAATATATACTGTAAGCTCTGAGAATAAGAATTTTATGATATACAGAGTATTACTCACCCTCTTTACCCAGACTCTTTATCCAGTTCGTGATGTCTTTTAAACATTCCTGTGCATAACTTATCTTAATCTTACCGTCCTTATCCCTATTGACTATAGTAAAGTATCTACCCATACCGGCATGAGATATCATCTCGTATTCTGAAATCTCGCAATCTATTTTACTTTCCCCAATCGGTACATTTTCTAACCAATCTAGTACCCTGCTGTTTCCTAATCTTATTAAGTAATCAAGAATATACTCACCGTCATCCTTAAGTCCAGCTAATCTCTTCAATATTTCTAGTTCCCTTTTAATCAGAGATCTGGCTGGCTCATTATATACATCTATTAGCTTTAGTAAATCGTCTAAAGTATACTCACCGGTTTCCGATTTAACCTTATAAGCTTCGATAAAGTGGTATCCCATAAAGTAGTAGGGAGCTGTGTTATATGCTCTGACCCCAGAACTTACAAGATATTCTTTTTCCTGCTCCTTCTTGGAAACGGTAATACTCTCTTCTATTTTTTGCATAAAGTCCTCAGGTTTAGTCAATTCTTCTATACCATTCAAAAGATACAATAATGCCAATGGAAACCCCAACTGTAAAGCTCTACCTATAGCGAATAACTCCGATTTACTTAAAGTTGGCATTCCTTTAGCTAACTTTATCTCTTGCGATGTCAAATAGTCAGATATATCGACATTCCTAATCGTTGATTTTTTTAGAGTAATTATTTTATTAGCGAAGTCAGTAGAGAACTCAATTAGAGGAATATCAGCTTTTCTTTTGGTTATATAATAATCTTGAATAGCTAGTTTCGCAGCGTCTGACGTGTAATAAGTGAGGTAAGATGTCGTTTCACTTAAGTCTAGTAATACAGTATCGGGATTGTATCTAGTCAATGCATTATAAACAGAATAGTATACTGAGAAATTGAAATTGCCTAAACTGTTATCATGAATGTGCATAAAGCCATCAGCGTCAATAGTTCCAGATGAAGGGATTACCTCCACATCAATCCCCTGAAATCTCTTTAAAACCTCCTCCTGTATACGTTTCTTAAGTTCTACATAAGAATCTGGTAAGTCTTGAGTTTTTAGATACGCAGATAAAAATGAGGGAAGTAAAACTAACATGTCTACTTGTTCTTCCGATTCCCTTAGGAATTTGACCTCAGCTAGTGATGGTTTGCTCTCAACAACTTCACGTTCTGTCTCCTCTCCTCTTTCATTAATTATCTCGTATTTATTTTCTCTATTATTCAAATTTGTCCATATTGAAATTAGTAATATCTTCATCTGTTTAATATCTTACTTCTCGTTATTAACTTTTATGATAATAGTGAGGTAGAAACACTCTAAAAAAATAACAATAAGGAGAGACTATGAATTTTTTCATCATTAACTTTTTTACCTTTAAAATCTATAATTATATTATGCCAACTGAAGAGGAAAAAAGAGATTTAGAGAGAGCTGAAGAGTATGAACATATTACCGCAAGAGCTACTGTAATAGGAAAAAATAAGATAGAATTAAGCACGGGTCTTATAATAGCAGCAAGGTATGCAGATAAGTTAAGGAGGGTCGCTCTCGTAGCATTCAGTAGAGTTGCTCCTAAAGATGTAATTGTAAGGGACGTGGCTGAACTTAACAAGAAACTTTATGATATAATAGTTAAGGAGATGAAACTTAACAAGTTATCTGTGATAAGAATATTGGTTGACGCTGAATATAACGAGAGAGAGAACAAACTTGAATTTGATAACATTAGGGTAATTAGATATCTCACTGAAGAGGAATGTAGTAACCAGTTAAAGCAACTGAATGAAAAAATTAAAGATCTAGAGAAAGAACTCCAAACATATAAGGAAAAAATTAAAAAAATTGAACAACTGTTATCTTCTAGTTAATAAAAAACTTAATTTATTTTTACTTAACCTTTCACTAAGCCTATAACAAATCCTATTATAAACAATATAGAATTATATGGCAGATAATTTATTATTCTCGACACATATTGCTCAGCCTGCGTTGCATAGACACCCATACTTTGAAGACCAGAAACCACTGTATGGGGGGAAACTACTCCGATGGCTATTAGTATAACTATTATGGCTAGCACTATTATACCGATCTTTATTACATTTTTTATCAGATAGCCTACTAGAAAACCCAGTACAAACGCTACTATAGCCATTACTATTTCAGTATAAGGAATACCTGCTATTGGCATTAATAGAATGTATTAAAGGAGAAGTTTATATGATTAACCATAATAAGAAAATTCAATAGAAAATTTTTAGGTACTACATTTTCCTTAAAAATAGACATATTTAGTTTATTTTCTTATGTCTTTACGGGTTACACTTATGAAATAAAGAATGAAATCTACTCCTGATAAAATACTATTAATTAGAGCTAAAACTGTCTGTTAACTTGAATATTACTAAAAATTATGAAACAAGAAGTCAGCTTTATATGATTAACCCATAATTAAATCATATGAAAGTTGTAAAATATGTACTAACAGCAAAAATTGATTATGATGGAAAAGAAATAGAGATAAAAAGGTCTTTTAGACATAGAAAGAATATATTTGAATTTCTTAAGAATGCTGATTCTAATTTAAAGGGAGCATTGAGTGAGTATGCTAAGCAGAATAAGGTTAAAAGCTCAGACTTGCCCCTTAATGAGTTCATCACCTGTGGTGAGATCGAAGAAGAACAAGGTGTTATGAGAACTGAGTGCAAAGGTAAAGAAAAAGTTAGTGTCAAGATCGAAGTACAGACACAGAAAATAGCGAAGAAGAAAAAGGAGGAGAGTAAGCAAGAAAAGAAGGAACAGAAGAAGGAGGAAAAGCAAGAAGAAAGTAAAAGTTAGATACTTTAGTTTTAGATACTTTGCATTCTCTCCTCTAACTCTTTCTTTATCTGAGAGGCTAACGTCTCTAAATCTCTCTCCAGTTTCTCGTAAAGCCTCTCTCCATCTACCCAATATATATAACTTGGTCTTCCCTTCTTCTTCTCTTCTCCTGCTTCCTCTTTCTCTCTTAAAATTAACCCTTTATCATACAGGTTATTAAGTGATTTATTTATAGATGCCTTACTGACCTTCAATACATCTGCAATTTCATCACTACTCATCCTTCTCTTTTGTGAGATAAGAACCTGTAATACATCAATATCACTTTTAGGTAAACCGTAGATAAAGGATATTAGGTCACCCATAGTTACTTCTTTTCCACCTGGGAAAGACACCTTCATCTCTTTGCTCATAAGCAATATAAAGTTATTAAAAATTAAAAAACTTTACCTTCGATTTTTATAAAACTATACGTCAATTAATTAAATCGGCTTACGTTAATGATAGAGATAATCAAAACGAAGAGAAAAATTTTAAATAATATGGATAGCCTATCCTACTACACATGAAGATATCAAATTTAATCCCAATCGTTTTAATTATAGTTATTTTAGTTGGAATTTCCTTAACATTAATACATATCAACAATACAAACCAAACACAGAAATTGAGCAGTACTAATACAACAAATAACCCTGAAAAGCCACGAATAGTTAGTTTAGCACCATCAGATACCCAAATATTAGTCTCATTAGGTTTAGGAAAGGATATAGTAGGAATGGACATATATTCTTATCAATTACTCCAGACCTTGAATATGACTTCAATGATACCCCCTAATGTAACCGTGATAACCTCTGTTATCAACCTAAATATTACAGGGATTATAGCATTACAGCCCACTGTCGTTGTTTTAGAGTATGGACTAAGTGGAAGCTATATCCCCCAGCTGGAGAATGCAGGTTTGAAAGTACTCGTGACAAACAGTGACTATGCCTCGAACTTGGAAAACGTGATCAACACCATTTCTCAAATAGCAACTTTCTTCAATGTCACAAATCAGGCAAATCAGTTAATTAAGTGGATGAACCAAAGCATGGTGAGCTACCCACAAACAAATGTGTCTGTTGCATATTTTGACTGGATAGATAGTGATGGAACAGCTTACAGCATAGGTAATAACGTGTTCATTAATGATTTAATAGACAGGGCTGGTGGATTCAACTCATTTTCTAACTTTACAGGATATATTACAGTTACACCATCTCAAGTTTTACTTGCCGATCCACATGTAATAGTTGCACAGGAAATTTACAATTATTCCTATACCATTTACTTAATACACAAATATTTTAACTACACATATGCTGTCAAAAATAATCAAGTATACGTCATAACCGGTCTGGCTACTGATGTTGTTGACGAGCCATCCATCTTATCTGTTTATGCTATTCCCTTATTTCATGATATAATAACTGGTGTACCTGTACCACATTACATCAGCACCAACTGGTTTATGACTAAATTAAATATAACGTTGCCAATTTTTGACCAAAATTAAATGAAAACCTTTAACAAAATTAATATTTTTACATATCTTACTCTTCTCTTGTAAACAAGCCGTCTACACAAAGAATGAGTATTAACTAGACTTATGTAGTATTAAAATACAATTTTAAGTAAAAGACTTGCGTTAAGTGAGCGTATTAGCCTTGAGGACCTCAGAAACTTGGTAAAATGAGGAAATTTTATTATATGGATAAGCTATCCACATTATTGTGAAAATTACTAAATCAACTTATCTAAAGATCTTACTATTACTCATACTTCCAGTTACATCACTCCTATTGTCACTAATGTATGGAGACGTATATATCCCTCCTCAGGAAATTCTACATCCCTCACAGATTTACAGGTTAATACTTTACGAAATAAGATTACCCACAATAATAACGGCAGCACTCATAGGAATAATTTTATCAGTATCCGGAAGCATAATGCAACACCTTTTACGAAATCCCTTGATAGACC is from Sulfolobus acidocaldarius DSM 639 and encodes:
- a CDS encoding helix-turn-helix domain-containing protein; the encoded protein is MSKEMKVSFPGGKEVTMGDLISFIYGLPKSDIDVLQVLISQKRRMSSDEIADVLKVSKASINKSLNNLYDKGLILREKEEAGEEKKKGRPSYIYWVDGERLYEKLERDLETLASQIKKELEERMQSI
- a CDS encoding DUF2258 domain-containing protein gives rise to the protein MPTEEEKRDLERAEEYEHITARATVIGKNKIELSTGLIIAARYADKLRRVALVAFSRVAPKDVIVRDVAELNKKLYDIIVKEMKLNKLSVIRILVDAEYNERENKLEFDNIRVIRYLTEEECSNQLKQLNEKIKDLEKELQTYKEKIKKIEQLLSSS
- a CDS encoding ABC transporter substrate-binding protein, encoding MKISNLIPIVLIIVILVGISLTLIHINNTNQTQKLSSTNTTNNPEKPRIVSLAPSDTQILVSLGLGKDIVGMDIYSYQLLQTLNMTSMIPPNVTVITSVINLNITGIIALQPTVVVLEYGLSGSYIPQLENAGLKVLVTNSDYASNLENVINTISQIATFFNVTNQANQLIKWMNQSMVSYPQTNVSVAYFDWIDSDGTAYSIGNNVFINDLIDRAGGFNSFSNFTGYITVTPSQVLLADPHVIVAQEIYNYSYTIYLIHKYFNYTYAVKNNQVYVITGLATDVVDEPSILSVYAIPLFHDIITGVPVPHYISTNWFMTKLNITLPIFDQN
- a CDS encoding TM1812 family CRISPR-associated protein, encoding MKILLISIWTNLNNRENKYEIINERGEETEREVVESKPSLAEVKFLRESEEQVDMLVLLPSFLSAYLKTQDLPDSYVELKKRIQEEVLKRFQGIDVEVIPSSGTIDADGFMHIHDNSLGNFNFSVYYSVYNALTRYNPDTVLLDLSETTSYLTYYTSDAAKLAIQDYYITKRKADIPLIEFSTDFANKIITLKKSTIRNVDISDYLTSQEIKLAKGMPTLSKSELFAIGRALQLGFPLALLYLLNGIEELTKPEDFMQKIEESITVSKKEQEKEYLVSSGVRAYNTAPYYFMGYHFIEAYKVKSETGEYTLDDLLKLIDVYNEPARSLIKRELEILKRLAGLKDDGEYILDYLIRLGNSRVLDWLENVPIGESKIDCEISEYEMISHAGMGRYFTIVNRDKDGKIKISYAQECLKDITNWIKSLGKEGE